The following are encoded in a window of uncultured Sphaerochaeta sp. genomic DNA:
- a CDS encoding LacI family DNA-binding transcriptional regulator encodes MRRKTVTLQDIAEKVGLSTASVSMILAGKSLSRFPDETIDTVYRVSKELGYVSKRAKKDRRILLIVCPSVINPYFATLIQGMEQEAHVQGLGTMLCTTYWDTEKERRVCEFAKEPTVGGVVFAMIPQQPELVRELSTTVPVVAVGDKQNELGLDTVDVNNYNAGVLVARHLLELGHRNIAYLCTSLNSEHSARVRRYEGLKAQIKQAGGEAKLTLFTREIPSLTELNTIDIEHETGYVLAERCIAEAPEVTAMVAINDMVAYGVMDAVKDGGFSIPGDYSVCGFDNIYPSSFGGVALTSVEHFIVQGGRSAVRLVCEKMSKKPSRVFEGSGVTRIEYHNRLIVRASTGIPKSE; translated from the coding sequence ATGAGAAGAAAAACCGTAACTTTGCAGGATATCGCTGAGAAAGTAGGGCTATCGACGGCAAGTGTCTCCATGATCCTTGCGGGAAAGAGCCTTTCCCGCTTTCCTGATGAGACGATCGATACCGTCTATAGGGTGAGCAAGGAGCTTGGGTATGTAAGCAAACGGGCAAAGAAAGATCGACGTATTCTTCTTATTGTATGCCCCTCGGTAATAAATCCTTACTTTGCTACGCTCATTCAAGGGATGGAGCAAGAGGCTCACGTACAAGGACTGGGAACCATGCTCTGCACCACGTACTGGGATACAGAGAAGGAGAGACGGGTATGTGAATTTGCCAAGGAACCTACCGTTGGAGGAGTTGTTTTTGCCATGATTCCGCAGCAACCGGAATTGGTGCGGGAGCTAAGTACCACCGTGCCCGTGGTAGCAGTAGGAGATAAGCAGAATGAGCTTGGCTTGGATACGGTTGATGTGAATAACTACAACGCTGGTGTTTTGGTTGCGCGGCATCTTCTGGAATTGGGGCATCGGAATATTGCCTATCTTTGTACCAGTCTCAACAGTGAGCATAGTGCCCGTGTACGCCGCTATGAGGGACTGAAAGCTCAGATCAAGCAAGCAGGAGGAGAGGCAAAGCTTACCCTGTTTACACGTGAGATTCCCTCCCTAACCGAATTAAATACCATCGATATTGAGCACGAAACGGGGTATGTGCTTGCCGAGCGCTGTATTGCTGAAGCTCCAGAGGTAACTGCAATGGTTGCAATAAACGACATGGTAGCATACGGCGTCATGGATGCCGTCAAGGATGGAGGCTTTTCAATCCCCGGCGATTACAGTGTCTGTGGGTTTGACAACATCTACCCCTCCTCCTTCGGTGGGGTGGCCTTGACCAGTGTAGAGCATTTCATCGTCCAAGGGGGGAGAAGTGCAGTGAGACTGGTTTGTGAGAAGATGAGCAAGAAGCCATCTCGTGTATTTGAGGGGAGTGGGGTAACCAGAATTGAGTATCACAATCGCCTGATCGTCCGCGCATCTACCGGTATCCCTAAATCTGAGTAG